The genomic interval TGCTCGGGGCTCTGCAGGATCGCCATCGTGATCAGCGCGATGTAGGAGTACGGCGGCTTGGCGGGGGGCGCGGAGCCCCGGCTCGTGCCCGACGTGTCCTCTGCGTCTCGCGCGTTCCCGGTGCCCGTCGTTTGCTCGTCGCCATTGCGCGCGGACAAGCCCACCACGTCGATGTCAGGCTCGTCCATGGGGAAGCCTCGCgcagacaataataataataataataatccttcAGGAGATCAAGGCGCGCGCCTCTGATCGCTGGagtctctttaaaaaaaaaaaagtaaaaaaaaaaaagtaaaaaaaatccacaacaacaacaaattccTTCCGGCGAGTGGTGTCACCAGCACGCGCGCGCGCGCCACGACGGATCTGACTGAGGAGGAGGGTATGTAGATGGCCTCGCGCACGAGGGACTGATCAGGCGTGTGTCCATTCACAAGAAAACGAggatgaagaaaaagaagaggaaaagaaaaccaGCTCGGCCTCGCCCTAATTCCAAGGGAAATCAAGGGACAGAGGTGCGGCCCCGCCCTCGtccacacaggaacacacaggGTTAATAGGACATTAACGAATGAACATCAAATtagtacacacttaaaaatcatggttctacaagggtctTTATTAAAGAAGAGGGTTCTGTATGGAACCCTGAACACTCAGAGGACCACTGcttgattaaagggttcttcagattgacgGAGAATGTGTTCTAGACGGTTCTAcgtagcaccttttagagaagagtTAGAGAGGGTTGCTTTTAATATTGTTACAAGTTTGACATCATAACAGTAGGagaaccctttttggtgccgtatagaactaatctgaagaaccccttaaTCTTGCAAAAGGTTCCTCACATGTTTAGGGTTCTAGAGGATAATTTCCTTTAAGAAacgtacattttttaaagtgtagGGGGCATTTATGtcattaaaggcaacatctaaaATGGCCTCTTActcactagtgcactagggagTGTGTAAAAAGTGTAATATAGGTATAAAATGTCTGAGTATACTGTAAAAACAATTTTCTGGGGTCTTTTAAAGGGATTACAACAATGCACAAAGgccctgtcccaattcttgcCCTAAGCCCCAAGGTCCTTTTGAAGTGCAAGCTTAGTGATGTCGTTGAAACATGAAAGGTTCAAGGTTTCAGGAGCTTAAAACGgaattaacacacacagagaacacacccctTTTTGAGCTACTACCATGAAGGCTAAACATTAGGGAAATAAAATAACTAGGACAtggactcacacactcagacaaggCCATTACGTCCAGCTGAGCCACTGGGAGGTCAGCCACATGCAAATCTCCCTACTGCAGGAACGGAGCGCACGAGCTACGTTTACATCATGGACTGGAGGGTGAGGGAGCCATTTTAGATTCAGAAAAACATCATAAACATCATTAGATACCAATGGTATGTAGAAACAGGCATGAATCAGTGTAAACACTACAGAAATATGCGAAGGGctgtttacatattttacatcAAAAAATTAATCTACCCCGCGTCTCATTACAGTTCCTCTCTGAAAGAGAAATCCATTATATCTGAGATATAGTAACGTCCACTTTTCTTAACAGAAGAATTCCTTGAAATACTGGAAGTCCCCACTATAACAACTTTAAGCtttgtttaaacagaaacaGTTTAGCTTGAAAAACTAGTCCAAGGCCAGACACGTTTACGGAGCCCTGCTGGAAACATTCCTTCAAAATAAATTAGGGCCTGGACGCTATCAAGGTGTGGGAATGAGATATTTAAATACTGACTTCCCAAACATCAGTCCGCCACCTTAGCTGCATTACGATGGGGTGTCACTGCCAGGGCTCTTTGCATATTTAATTCAAACCTGACTTGAACAGTTTTTTTCCCCAGACGGCCAGAGCAGGCGCTGAGAGAAACCCACTCCATGAGTTTCTGTGAGCACTGAGGTCATGGCTCGTCAGCTTTTTAATGAGAAATGTTTTTGCGGTTGGGTCATTAAGTCTGTAAACACTGAAACAGTATGTGCCACGTCATTTTTCCTCTTACTCAACACAGAGCGAGAGCTCGGAGAGGTGCGTGGCCGGACTCCTCGATGCATCCACTCACTTCACTTAAAAACCATATTTATGATTACCATCTGTGAGCAGTGCGACAGCAGCAACGGAACTCTCCACCTTTTAATCTCGAGTGTTTGTCCATAATTAAGCTATGAACTCTTATTTTGAATTATTGTTATGCTCTTATTTTGCAAACtgcaaatataaattaattgtaTTAACTGTTGGAGTTCACCCCTAAGCCACCAGAAACTGCGCATCCTGAGGTATGCTAACGCACTATAGCGTTAGCCAAGGCGACCTCCAGTGGCCAAAAAggcaaaccacaacaacaaacacgaCTGGACCTCAGATCGGAACATCAGCCATGTTTTCTCAGAACCCAGGCAGTGGTGTGAATGGcactttaatttctttttaattcagtttatttgtaagtaagtaattaaaataaaatgttgagCGCAAAATGACAGTTAAATGTATTAGCACTGGTCTTGGATTTAAAGGATTGCTAAACACAAGGGTGAAAAATACGGCAATATGTTACTTTCAACTAAGTTCTTTCTTTCCATTGATCTTTAACTAATTTCAAATGAGGTTTGATCCACCACTGTTTCCTGGAGAATCCTAAACTCTGCTTGTATTGTCACTTATTGTATCCCCCCTCTCCCCATTTCCAGCCCtatctatatttttaataagttcttattgtaaagcactttgggcAATAGTAGTTGATTTTatatgtacactgtaaaaatttcttgtaaattttacagtaaaatactggcagcagagttaccaggcatttaccgtatttttacaggaacactactgtatttcaaatttacagcatattactgtaattgagtaatacaataatttactgtaaatactgtgatttacagtaaaatactggcagcagagttcccagccatttaccgtatttttacaggaacgctactgtatttcaaatttacagcatattactgtaatcgagtaatacaataaattactgtagcagacttgctgtaaatttacagcaattttttacagtgtactctataaatattatttctgtATCTGACATTTGCTGAGAGTAAAACATGATGTGATTATTTAAACACAGCCCACAAGGGCCTTGAAGTAGGTGGCTTAAACGTAGACACACCCCCAGGTCAAAGAAGGATCCATAACACAGCATTGGACTCAAAAGCACAGcaacatttaatttttaaagagATTTCTTTAAACTAAATAGATTTAACTATAAATATATCAGAGTAAATGATCACCAGCAGtgaacacaaagaaaaaatatatataaatcacaaCAAAACTCAAAAACGAATAAAGAAACAGCAAAATCAACAGGCTGAAATACAGTAAACGCAGAGAAAAGAGCAGGCTCCGACTTCTACAACACATACTTGAGAGGTGACGGGTTTGAAGGAAAATGTGAAACGTACTGATGTCTGTGTGGAGGAGTAGTAAACCTATGATAAAGTGCTTAAACGTTTCATGAGTGAAAATGCTACAATGAAATACACAGTCTCTACTTTGGAgcttaaacaacaaaaagatattttttcatttacGTTCACATCACGTTCACATACTGAAAGCCCATAACAACTCACTATTCTTCTCTTAGAAATCACACGACTGCAGACAGCTGTCCATTTACAGCATTAGAGATGATGTAGGTCCAGTTCCAGCTTAAGAAACTGGGTCAGGAAACGACAGGAAAGGAATATTGCCCTGAGAAAGGTCTcatttgtgttgatttaatagacactcatttatttatttttaatctaacTTGAGTCCTACAAAAGACCCAATGACACAATCCTAGAATCTTCACCGGTTCTACGAGCGTTTGTTTTGAGAAGCGAGTTGAAGCAGGTCTCCACATTTCAGGCATTTGGAGTTGGAGTTTGCCTCCTTCCTGGGGATGTTCCAACACTGAAGACAGCGCACACGGTATTTCTTATACCTGCCACAGACAGACAAGGACCTTCCggtaatatttaaaaagtacGAGGAATGGAAatttaagagtttttttttggtgtaaagcATGAATTGCCCAGCTTTTTAATCTCCTTTCCTTTACAGTTAACACATCAAGACTCATTCTGACTTATCCAAGCTGTGAGTGTGGGTCCTAATACCGAGATTCATTAGCGACAGTACATCCGAATTGATCCGTGGGGATCTCAAACGCTTACCTGATTCCACAGGCATTGCAGAGCGGAGTACCATCTTCAGCGTCTCGCCATAAAGGAGTCTTCCTCGTGCAGCACGATGCACAGACCTTCTCTAAAGGGAAAGAATGATAACAGACACAGATGCAACTCTACACCTTCGCCTTCAATCGTAAAGAGGTGCTCTACGGCTTTGTTCTGACAAGTTACTGAcatttgattgtttattttgCCTCAATGAGACACAGAACTGAaattttcagggctgtgtggaTGTGTAAAATCAATGGATTTCTAAAATGATTTGAGATACGTTCATAGAGGGTTCTAAAGTGGATATTTATTGCATTTACATAATTGTAAAATGGAGGATCTGTTCACAGGATTTTATGCAGTTATCTGACTGACTTTTCACGCCTAATACATGCTAACAGTtataaaaacatggaatggtTCTTTAAAACTGATCATAAGAACAGTTTCTAAACGAGGGATATGACCTTAGGTACTCTCTTACTTTGGGAGCTAGTCTGTGGTGAGGGCGTCGCCTGCTGGTGGAGGATGGTACTCACTGGAGATGCTGACTGAGTCACTTTCCTCCTCAGAGCTGCTTGTTCGCTGGGAGATCTGCAGTGATCTGGACCTGGTGATTCTGCTCCTCCTGCCACGCCTGCACAGCTCAGCAGAGGAGAACATATTAGTACTCACATCTCCACCAGGAAGTGAATACATGACAAAGTCAAATAACTGCTCTGCAGTTGCACTTTAAACCCAGACTGAAAGGAAGCCGTGCTTGCCTGTACTTCGAGGTGATGAGAAGTCGGCACTGGTCAGTGCTGCTGTCCAGCTCTGTGTGCATGCTGAAGGTCACCCCCTGAATCTCCGGATCGTGGAGGTCAGGGCTACGCGAAGGATGAGCCTGTTTTCTAGGTGTTCTCCTTCGATTTTCACAATCTGTCTGAGCAGAAGGCTTCGCCTGCTCTTCCTCAAGTTCCAAGTGCTTTTCATCGTTCTTATCCTCCAAGTTATTGTTCAAATCGGTTCTAGATACAGAAGCACTGTTTAGCCGAGGCGACTGTGGTGTAACCTTTGATACCTCCGCGCTACAGAACCCTTCACAAGCGTGGAAATCAAAGCACAGGCTGCCATCGTTTTCGTCAACCAGAGAAGATGTGAAGTCAACAGGGCttggtgtgtgtgctgcagaCATGGTTGTAGAACAGGTCGGTTCTCCTCGTTGTGGGTGCAAACGTGTCTGATCCTCCACAACGTTGGCTGCATCAAGCGGAACCGAAGATGTTTCAACTAGCAGAGAGTTTTCTGTGCTTTCTTCACTGTTGAAACCAGCTGTGTTTTTAGATATGAGTTCAGCGAGGTCCTCTATGGCTTCAGTTTTTGCACAGTCGTGCTCATCTACAGTCTGATCTGAAAGAAACTGATCAGTATTGTCTATGTCGTGTGGCACAGAGAAGTAAACAGAGTGTGCATCTTCTCTAGAGGACTCAGTGGAACTATGTGGAACATCTGAAGCAAGGGAAGAGCTTTCAAGAACCTCTGCATCTTCCAAATcgtttgttttacatttatcaCAAGGGTAAACATCTACATCTTCGATATTTATTTGTTCACAGTGCAGCAGCCTCTCACACTGGAGGTTTATGAGACTCATGACCTCCCATGGGCTGCTGGCCTGCATAGTGAAGGTTCCTGTAAAGCTAGGTTGAATCTCTTTCTGATTTTGTCGAGTTATGGGAGTGGTGTTGCACGGAATATACGTGGGTACCGTCTCTTCTTTGGATTGAAGTCCCTCCGCCAGTGGACTGTACTCGTTTGAAGATGTAGCGAGCTTGGTGGCCTCCTGGAGAAGATAGAAAATGGAAGACTCGGCTACGGAACGGTTTTCTGTGTCATCTCCGACGGTCTGAAGGCAACACTCAAGATCATCTGAAGTGTCAGCTCCTGAGCTCATGATTCTTTGCCTGTTTACTGGACAAAATGTTGCATCTTTAGTGAAACACCACAGTAATATTCTTATATACGAGGCTTGAATCAAACTTCCACAAGTGCTGCCAGGAGCTAGTTTCTGCTGTTTATGTTCAAGAGTGTTGCAGCAAAATACAAGCTTCACATAttcttaaaaacattcattcctCTCTTACAGCAGACtgagtttctgtgtttatttttcctcaAAATGTGGCATGTAATGGCTTTATACGTGTAAATGTTCTTAACAACTTCAAACAAGGCGCCAAAACTACTAACAAAAGCTcgggtttatttttaaattcgaGAAATCATGCTTTTAATGACTAAGAAAGCAACATTTACAGGGTTTACACGGGTTGTATTTTCTTGACGCCTTAAAGAAAGCTACTACAACTGCTGAAAAGtccatgtttttgtgtttctaataaaaaacACGATACAAAATTGGACATATGAGACTAAGACGAGCCTCTCGAAGCTTCCCCCTAGTGATTACACCGTGGTTTTCCCGTGAAGACGGTCGAAATCTACTTTAAACGTCATGTTTTTAAACTATGGCCATACTTACCTCGGGCTGAATTCCCTCAGAAATGATCTCAGCCTCAACGCCTGTAGAGCGAGCTCTCCCTGAGGCAGCGCGCGCGCACCTTCACGAGCGGTCTCTTATATTTTATAAGTTTCCTCATTTTAATATTGGTCATTTAAAGTTGAAAATGTTCATAAAGGAGTGATAATCAAAAATAACTGGCAACCCAGAGCCTATAACGCTCTAAAACGCTGAAGGTAAAAAGCTATGTAAAATGTCAGGAACATAAGATACTCACCTTAATAAAAACAGCCTTAAAGacttctctttaaaaaaaaacaaaaaaaaacaacaacaacacaacaaacacacacctgagcaCGCGCCTTCTCATTACTTTTAAAATTCGGGACGTTCTGTATCACGTGACGTCAGTACGTCAGGTGACCGGAGAGGGGCCACAGGTGAAACCCTGACTGTATCCATACAGTACATTTCATATAaaagtaatataaatataaaagaataCACAAATGTTTCAGCTGGCACCGGCACCAAAGATTTACTACAGAATGAGTGACAATAAATATTTTCGTTAATATATTCTGATAACTctgtaatttaaagtaaaattattttaaattcttaATGGGATGTGTGAGTTTGGGATgtgccctgtccagagtgtgttcctgctttgtaccCAAAGTTTCTAGGTTGGTTCtggacaccaccaccacatccatATCAGGATGAAGCGGCTACAGAAGACGGGTGAATGATTGATTATCCTTAACTTTTGGAAGGAAAAGGTAGCTCAGGAGCACATTCACTCATTCCTCCATGTTTGTTTGGCTTTAAAAAGATCATTGCTTTTTTTTAGAGGGCATAAAGTCTCTGCTGTGTGACATGGGAATAAACTCTGTACTTTTACACAAGTTATATGCTTCATAAAATATGACCTCAATATATTCGGAAATAACGTGAAaatgtgggtggcacggtggtgcagcaggtaggtgtcgcagtcacacagctccaggga from Hoplias malabaricus isolate fHopMal1 chromosome 3, fHopMal1.hap1, whole genome shotgun sequence carries:
- the zglp1 gene encoding GATA-type zinc finger protein 1; translated protein: MSSGADTSDDLECCLQTVGDDTENRSVAESSIFYLLQEATKLATSSNEYSPLAEGLQSKEETVPTYIPCNTTPITRQNQKEIQPSFTGTFTMQASSPWEVMSLINLQCERLLHCEQINIEDVDVYPCDKCKTNDLEDAEVLESSSLASDVPHSSTESSREDAHSVYFSVPHDIDNTDQFLSDQTVDEHDCAKTEAIEDLAELISKNTAGFNSEESTENSLLVETSSVPLDAANVVEDQTRLHPQRGEPTCSTTMSAAHTPSPVDFTSSLVDENDGSLCFDFHACEGFCSAEVSKVTPQSPRLNSASVSRTDLNNNLEDKNDEKHLELEEEQAKPSAQTDCENRRRTPRKQAHPSRSPDLHDPEIQGVTFSMHTELDSSTDQCRLLITSKYRRGRRSRITRSRSLQISQRTSSSEEESDSVSISKKVCASCCTRKTPLWRDAEDGTPLCNACGIRYKKYRVRCLQCWNIPRKEANSNSKCLKCGDLLQLASQNKRS